The Ramlibacter pinisoli genome segment GTTGCAGTTGACCGAACGGCTTCCCGACCTTGCGGTGGAAGGCTACGACGGCGCCGTCTGGCTGTGGTCGGTGCGCGGCCAGCGTGCCAGCGAATGGACGGGGCGCCGGCTGGCACGCAACCAGCGGGTGCTGGTGGCCGCCCCCGAGTACCTGCAGCGCCGCGGAACACCCCTGACGGTGGAGGAGCTGGCCTCGCACGAATGCCTGGTCGTGCGGGAAAGCGAGCGCTTCGACGTCTGGCGGTTGCAGCGCGAGCGCGACCGCGGCGAGGTGCGCGTTCGCGTCGCAGGCCGGCTGTCCAGCAACTCCGGCGAGCTGGTCCGCGACTGGTGCCTGGCGGGCCACGGCATCATGCTGCGCAGCCTCTGGGACATCGCCGGCCTGCTGGCCACCGGCGAGCTCGTGCGGGTGCTGCCGGGCCATGCGATGGTGGATGCCGACATCCACTGGCTCGCGCCGCACACACCGACGACGCCCCGGCGCATCCGGCTGCTCGTCGATTTCCTGGCCGACCAGTTCAGGACCGAGCCGTGGACGCCGAAGGCGGCGCCGGTGACCGCACGACCAGGCTCACGCCGACGGCCGTGAGCGCGACACCCGCGACGATGACCGGGGTGATGGCCTCGCCGAACAGCGCCCACGCCATCAGGGCGGTGGTCGGCGGCACCAGGTACATCAGGCTGGTGACGGTGGTTGCGGCGCCGCGCTGGATCAGGAGGTACAGCAGGGAACTGCCGCCCAGCGTGAGCCCGAGCACCGACCACGCCATCGCGCCGGCGAGCTCCACGTTGAAGCCGCCGCTGGCCGCCTGCCAGGCCATCGGTTCGCTCTCGAGCAGTAGCG includes the following:
- a CDS encoding LysR substrate-binding domain-containing protein; its protein translation is MMKARLDRSDLELLLAIRQHGSLSGAASAADVVPSVVTKRLAALEARIGLQLFQRTTRKVVPTAEGEQLCDRAGRLLSGFADLETDLQERQKDPVGRIRLASTFGFGRSWLGPALAQFASRHPRIEVQLQLTERLPDLAVEGYDGAVWLWSVRGQRASEWTGRRLARNQRVLVAAPEYLQRRGTPLTVEELASHECLVVRESERFDVWRLQRERDRGEVRVRVAGRLSSNSGELVRDWCLAGHGIMLRSLWDIAGLLATGELVRVLPGHAMVDADIHWLAPHTPTTPRRIRLLVDFLADQFRTEPWTPKAAPVTARPGSRRRP